One genomic window of Brevundimonas vesicularis includes the following:
- a CDS encoding copper chaperone PCu(A)C codes for MKIKIALAAVALSLAACNPSEPAKAPAAETPTAAAAVTATDAWCRPSPNGAKAGGCYVTLTAATDDRLTGGSTPRAGSLQVHEMKTENGMMKMAELTAGLPLPAGQAVALAPGGNHLMLIDLTAPLVAGETVPLTFQFASAPAITVQAQVRQPAMEGMDHSAH; via the coding sequence ATGAAGATCAAAATCGCCCTCGCCGCCGTCGCCCTGTCGCTGGCGGCCTGCAATCCGTCCGAGCCCGCCAAGGCGCCCGCCGCTGAGACGCCGACGGCGGCCGCCGCCGTGACCGCAACCGACGCCTGGTGCCGCCCGTCGCCGAACGGGGCCAAGGCCGGCGGCTGCTACGTCACCCTGACCGCCGCGACCGACGACCGGCTGACGGGCGGATCGACGCCGCGCGCCGGATCGCTACAGGTTCACGAGATGAAGACCGAGAACGGCATGATGAAGATGGCCGAGCTGACGGCGGGCCTGCCCCTGCCCGCCGGTCAGGCTGTGGCCCTGGCGCCGGGCGGCAATCACCTGATGCTGATCGACCTGACCGCGCCTCTGGTCGCCGGAGAGACCGTGCCCTTGACCTTCCAGTTCGCCTCGGCGCCGGCGATCACGGTTCAGGCGCAAGTTCGCCAACCGGCCATGGAAGGCATGGATCACAGCGCCCACTGA
- the ychF gene encoding redox-regulated ATPase YchF, whose translation MALKVAIVGLPNVGKSTLFNALTKTAAAQAANYPFCTIEPNTGDVAVPEARLNALAEIAGSKEIIPARITFVDVAGLVRGASKGEGLGNQFLANIRDCDAVAFVARCFVDDDITHVEDRIDPIADLEIIETELMLADMESLERRRPQLEKRAKGGDKESVLTLKLVDLALAQLNAGKPARTAEVSKEDVKAWHMLQLLTALPALYVSNVEEGSADKGNDLSDKVAARAAQDNANSVVISAQIESEIAVLDDEEQKEFLETLGLEEPGLNRLIREAYKLLGLQTYFTVGPKEARAWTISVGDTAPQAAGVIHTDFEKGFIRAETIAFDDFVALRGEAKAREAGKLRAEGKSYVVKDGDVMNFLFN comes from the coding sequence ATGGCTCTTAAAGTCGCGATCGTCGGCCTGCCCAACGTCGGCAAGTCCACCCTGTTCAACGCCCTGACCAAGACGGCGGCGGCCCAGGCGGCCAACTATCCGTTCTGCACCATCGAGCCAAACACCGGCGACGTGGCGGTGCCCGAGGCGCGTCTGAACGCCCTGGCCGAGATCGCCGGATCGAAAGAGATCATTCCAGCCCGCATCACCTTCGTCGACGTCGCCGGTCTGGTGCGCGGCGCGTCGAAGGGCGAAGGCCTGGGCAACCAGTTCCTGGCCAACATCCGCGACTGCGACGCCGTGGCCTTCGTCGCCCGCTGCTTCGTGGATGACGACATCACCCACGTCGAGGACCGCATCGATCCGATCGCCGACCTGGAGATCATCGAGACCGAACTGATGCTGGCCGACATGGAAAGTCTGGAGCGTCGCCGGCCGCAGCTGGAGAAGCGCGCCAAGGGCGGCGACAAGGAATCGGTCCTGACGCTGAAGCTGGTCGATCTGGCCCTGGCCCAGCTGAACGCTGGCAAGCCCGCCCGCACCGCCGAGGTGTCCAAAGAGGACGTCAAGGCCTGGCACATGCTGCAACTGCTGACCGCCCTGCCTGCCCTCTATGTCTCGAACGTCGAGGAAGGCTCGGCCGACAAGGGCAACGACCTGTCCGACAAGGTCGCGGCCCGCGCCGCCCAGGACAACGCCAACTCAGTCGTCATCTCGGCCCAGATCGAGTCCGAGATCGCCGTGCTGGACGACGAGGAGCAGAAGGAGTTCCTGGAAACCCTGGGTCTGGAAGAGCCCGGCCTGAACCGTCTGATCCGCGAGGCCTATAAGCTGCTGGGCCTGCAGACCTATTTCACGGTCGGCCCCAAGGAAGCCCGCGCCTGGACCATCAGTGTCGGCGACACCGCGCCCCAGGCGGCCGGCGTGATCCACACCGACTTCGAAAAGGGCTTCATCCGCGCCGAGACCATCGCCTTCGACGACTTTGTCGCTCTACGTGGGGAAGCCAAGGCGCGCGAGGCGGGCAAGCTTCGCGCCGAAGGCAAGTCCTATGTCGTCAAGGACGGCGACGTGATGAACTTCCTGTTCAACTAG
- a CDS encoding TonB-dependent hemoglobin/transferrin/lactoferrin family receptor produces MRTLFLLSTAATAIGSALIAQPVRAETPVTVSPATEVDPVVVLGTRSRRLASNVPGTVSVIDAEQIESLLAADIKDLIRFEPGVSVPTSPARFSLALSGAGRDANSGFTIRGMGGDRVLIINDGVRLPAGFSFGAQAVGRGGYNDLDLVKSVEILRGPASALYGSDGIAGAVAFTTKDPSDFLVGDQTFGARGRVAYNSADEGWTEGVAFAGRSGSLSGLLAYTRRDAQETENKGSVAGVGATRTEPNPQDFSSNAYLGKLVWEVNRNHTLRLTYDHLDSQMDGDALSSRSATVLAVTAHDETQRDRVSTDWRFQDFAGLSDGSVSVYWQDATTRQYTFEDRATLADRVRDTTFDNTVYGFAAQGARVFGEGSAVQHRVTFGGDWSMTKQEGLRDGVTPPVGETFPIRAFPKTEFQLAGLFLQDEIELLDGALSIIPAVRYDWYDLSPKVDAQFPAAASGQSDDHISPKLGVVYWTGAHLGVFANYSLGFRAPSPMQVNNYFENPVFGYRSIPNPNLSPETSESFEAGFRLRDIDVAGGKMRLNTAAFATHYDDFIDQVAVSGTGVPGVDPLVYQYVNLTEVDIRGLEARADLYWDNGFSLIGSAAYAEGEQTTDGRRTALGSVDPVKVVAGLNYAAPSGAWGGSATVTWSGKKEQMTYNLSCANACYLGDSFTLLDLTAYWNVTERTTLRAGAFNVFDETYGWWSDVRGLSATSTVKDAYTQPGRNFGVSLTLRL; encoded by the coding sequence ATGCGTACTCTCTTCCTCCTTTCCACCGCCGCGACCGCCATTGGGTCGGCCCTGATCGCCCAGCCCGTTCGCGCCGAAACGCCCGTCACCGTCTCGCCCGCCACTGAGGTCGATCCGGTCGTCGTCCTGGGAACCCGTTCGCGGCGCCTGGCGTCGAATGTCCCCGGCACGGTGAGCGTCATCGACGCCGAGCAGATCGAGAGCCTGCTGGCGGCGGACATCAAGGACCTGATCCGGTTCGAGCCGGGCGTCAGCGTCCCCACCTCCCCTGCGCGGTTCAGCCTGGCCCTGTCCGGCGCGGGCCGCGACGCCAACTCCGGCTTCACCATTCGCGGCATGGGCGGCGACCGGGTGCTGATCATCAACGATGGCGTGCGCCTTCCTGCGGGCTTCTCTTTCGGGGCGCAGGCGGTGGGTCGTGGCGGTTACAACGATCTGGATCTGGTCAAGTCGGTCGAGATCCTGCGCGGCCCGGCCTCTGCGCTTTACGGCTCTGACGGCATCGCCGGCGCCGTGGCCTTCACGACCAAGGATCCGTCGGATTTCCTGGTCGGAGATCAGACCTTCGGCGCCCGCGGACGCGTGGCCTACAACTCTGCGGACGAAGGCTGGACCGAGGGCGTGGCCTTCGCCGGTCGGTCAGGATCGCTGTCGGGCCTGTTGGCCTATACGCGTCGCGATGCGCAGGAGACGGAGAACAAAGGATCGGTCGCGGGCGTCGGCGCGACCCGTACCGAACCCAACCCGCAAGATTTCAGCTCCAACGCCTATCTCGGCAAGCTGGTGTGGGAGGTGAACCGGAACCACACGCTGCGCCTGACCTATGACCATCTGGATTCGCAGATGGACGGCGACGCGCTGAGCAGCCGTTCCGCGACTGTCCTGGCCGTCACCGCCCACGACGAGACCCAGCGCGACCGCGTCAGTACGGACTGGCGCTTCCAGGACTTCGCAGGCCTCAGCGACGGCTCGGTCTCGGTCTATTGGCAGGACGCTACGACGCGTCAGTACACCTTCGAGGATCGCGCGACCCTGGCCGACCGCGTGCGCGACACCACCTTCGACAACACCGTCTATGGCTTCGCCGCCCAAGGCGCCCGCGTCTTCGGCGAGGGAAGCGCGGTTCAGCACCGCGTCACCTTCGGCGGCGACTGGTCGATGACGAAACAGGAAGGCCTCCGCGACGGCGTGACCCCGCCGGTGGGCGAGACCTTCCCCATCCGCGCCTTCCCCAAGACCGAGTTCCAGTTGGCCGGCCTGTTCTTGCAGGACGAGATCGAACTGCTGGATGGGGCGCTCAGCATCATTCCGGCCGTCCGCTATGACTGGTATGACCTGTCACCCAAGGTCGACGCCCAATTCCCTGCGGCGGCTTCGGGCCAGAGCGACGATCACATCTCGCCCAAGCTGGGCGTGGTCTATTGGACCGGGGCACACCTGGGCGTCTTCGCCAACTACAGCCTGGGCTTCCGTGCGCCGTCGCCTATGCAGGTGAACAACTACTTCGAGAATCCGGTCTTCGGCTATCGCTCGATCCCGAACCCGAACCTGTCGCCCGAGACCAGCGAGAGCTTCGAGGCCGGTTTCCGTCTGCGCGACATCGATGTGGCGGGCGGGAAGATGCGGCTGAACACCGCCGCCTTCGCCACCCACTATGACGACTTCATCGATCAGGTCGCAGTCAGCGGTACGGGCGTGCCCGGCGTCGATCCGCTGGTCTATCAGTACGTCAACCTGACCGAGGTTGACATCCGGGGCCTGGAAGCGCGCGCCGACCTGTATTGGGACAATGGCTTCAGCCTGATCGGCTCGGCCGCCTACGCCGAGGGCGAGCAGACCACCGATGGCCGTCGAACGGCGCTGGGCAGCGTCGATCCGGTGAAGGTGGTCGCGGGCCTGAACTACGCTGCGCCGTCTGGCGCCTGGGGCGGATCGGCGACCGTCACCTGGTCGGGCAAGAAGGAGCAGATGACCTATAATCTGTCGTGTGCGAACGCCTGTTATCTGGGCGACAGCTTCACCCTGCTGGACCTGACAGCCTATTGGAATGTGACGGAGCGGACGACGCTGCGCGCCGGAGCCTTCAACGTCTTTGACGAGACCTATGGCTGGTGGAGCGATGTGCGCGGTCTGTCCGCCACATCCACCGTCAAGGATGCCTACACCCAGCCAGGCCGCAACTTCGGCGTCTCCCTGACCCTGCGCCTGTAA
- a CDS encoding DUF6607 family protein, translating into MRAILIAAALLTTTAPAALAQQSTATTTATATPANAFERDRQSILAQAGQYRVHFNMRENVSFRADYDPLEEKLSGGSEIVRVVYDKGDRISLQHILVMEHEGQVIVIKHWRHDWVYQPQTVLTYAGPNQWTLTAVPETERAGAWSQTVWQTDDSPRYGGVGRWTYDNGLSAWTSNATWRPLARRDAVRNPVYDRYLGTNRHILTPDGWVHIQDNMKMSGRAGGEPIAIAQEDVINTYDRSTSYSPQAGDDYWTKTQGFWSAVRDAWDAAIDAHNGVHLQEAGDTGSVTGRPLMDLAQQIADGETTDVDAIAKARALIAEATTPH; encoded by the coding sequence ATGCGCGCCATTCTGATCGCCGCCGCCCTGCTGACGACGACGGCTCCGGCCGCCCTGGCCCAGCAGTCGACCGCCACGACCACGGCGACGGCGACACCGGCCAACGCCTTCGAACGGGATCGCCAGTCGATCCTGGCCCAGGCTGGCCAGTACCGCGTTCACTTCAACATGCGCGAAAACGTGAGCTTCCGCGCCGATTACGACCCGCTGGAAGAGAAGCTGTCGGGCGGCAGCGAGATCGTGCGCGTCGTCTACGACAAGGGCGACCGCATCAGCCTTCAGCACATCCTGGTGATGGAGCATGAGGGCCAGGTGATAGTCATCAAACACTGGCGTCACGACTGGGTCTATCAGCCCCAGACGGTCCTGACCTATGCCGGGCCGAACCAGTGGACGCTGACGGCGGTGCCCGAGACCGAGCGCGCCGGCGCCTGGTCACAAACGGTGTGGCAGACCGACGATTCGCCTCGCTACGGCGGCGTCGGCCGCTGGACCTATGACAACGGCCTTTCGGCCTGGACCTCGAACGCCACGTGGCGGCCGCTGGCGCGTCGCGATGCGGTTCGCAATCCCGTCTATGACCGCTATCTGGGCACGAACCGTCACATCCTGACGCCGGACGGCTGGGTGCATATCCAGGACAATATGAAGATGTCGGGCAGGGCCGGCGGCGAACCCATCGCCATCGCCCAGGAAGACGTCATCAACACCTATGACCGCTCCACCAGCTATTCACCCCAAGCCGGCGACGACTACTGGACCAAAACCCAAGGTTTCTGGTCCGCCGTGCGCGACGCGTGGGACGCCGCCATCGACGCCCATAACGGCGTCCATCTGCAGGAGGCCGGAGACACGGGTTCCGTCACCGGCAGGCCGTTGATGGATTTGGCGCAACAGATCGCAGACGGCGAGACGACCGACGTGGACGCTATCGCCAAGGCCCGCGCCCTGATCGCCGAGGCCACGACGCCGCACTGA
- a CDS encoding helix-turn-helix transcriptional regulator has protein sequence MRHDKAAMVIDLARRMAASAEGLSLDEIARDMRVGRRTAERMRDAVLMLFPQVDEVSDPPSKRWRIRGGLSAFEQAPTATEMLELAKAATALRAAGEPARATALEGLERKLKAAMRSTTLNRMAPDLEALVRAETIAVQAGPRPSADEAMLTAIRAAVLAQQPLGFTYSRPGAEPRRRSVAPCGVMFGRANYLVAADRETGRIQTFRLDRMSHVAPQEGMAVPPADFDLGVFASQSFGIYQDEIEDVVLRIAPEGAAEARGWRWHPTQSFEDQSDGGVIVRFRASGMRELAWHLFTWGEQVQILAPERLKAVMAGELAAAGRALEQASA, from the coding sequence TTGAGACACGACAAGGCGGCGATGGTGATCGATCTGGCGCGCCGCATGGCCGCCAGCGCCGAGGGACTGAGCCTGGACGAGATCGCGCGCGATATGCGGGTCGGCCGCCGCACCGCCGAACGGATGCGCGACGCGGTTTTGATGCTGTTCCCCCAGGTGGACGAGGTCTCGGACCCGCCGTCCAAACGCTGGCGCATCCGGGGCGGTCTGTCGGCGTTCGAACAGGCCCCGACGGCGACCGAAATGCTGGAACTGGCCAAGGCCGCGACCGCCCTGCGCGCCGCCGGCGAACCGGCGCGCGCCACGGCGCTGGAGGGGCTGGAGCGCAAGCTGAAGGCGGCGATGCGGTCGACCACGCTGAACCGGATGGCGCCGGATCTGGAGGCGCTGGTCCGGGCCGAGACCATTGCGGTCCAGGCAGGACCGCGACCCTCCGCCGACGAAGCCATGCTGACCGCCATTCGCGCGGCGGTGCTGGCGCAGCAGCCCTTGGGCTTCACCTATTCTCGTCCGGGCGCCGAGCCGCGGCGGCGCAGCGTGGCGCCCTGCGGCGTCATGTTCGGCCGGGCCAACTATCTGGTCGCCGCCGATCGTGAGACGGGCCGCATCCAGACCTTCCGTCTGGACCGGATGAGCCACGTCGCCCCGCAGGAGGGGATGGCCGTCCCGCCTGCCGATTTCGACCTCGGCGTCTTCGCCAGCCAGTCCTTCGGCATCTATCAGGATGAGATCGAGGACGTCGTTCTGCGCATCGCACCCGAGGGCGCGGCGGAGGCCAGGGGCTGGCGCTGGCACCCGACCCAGTCGTTTGAGGATCAGTCGGACGGTGGCGTGATCGTGCGGTTCCGCGCCTCGGGCATGCGCGAGCTGGCCTGGCATCTGTTCACCTGGGGCGAGCAGGTGCAGATATTGGCGCCGGAGCGACTGAAGGCCGTGATGGCCGGGGAACTGGCGGCGGCGGGCCGCGCCTTGGAACAGGCCTCAGCCTGA
- a CDS encoding acyltransferase family protein, producing MNTLSGLLPAAHRRFEALDSLRGVCAVLVVMFHMPVASHWRDWGFIQHSYLFVDYFFVLSGFVIAHAYANRLQSGRDAGRFMVRRFGRIWPLHLLMLAAFIGLELARLVFHFDSAPPFTRDRSIEAIFTNLALIQAWHVHPYLTWNGPSWTLSAEWACYLIFAGLVLIAPKRFRWIGLVLAIIGGVLVLSYARRWMNTTYDFAVPRAVYGFFLGCLLQGLWTRIPRLKGGAATLLEIAAIVAACVFIGYAQGPITVAVTLIFVALIWVFAGEEGALSRVLDHPALVTLGRWSFAIYMVHMFILTVMMIVARKLDLVPVRRIDFGSVWLNDLFAVAMFGFIVAVAVAAHRLVEQPAQRMIDRWTKPKAA from the coding sequence GTGAACACGCTGTCCGGACTTCTTCCTGCCGCCCATCGCCGTTTCGAGGCTCTGGATTCCTTGCGCGGGGTCTGCGCCGTCCTTGTGGTGATGTTCCACATGCCGGTTGCAAGTCATTGGCGCGACTGGGGTTTCATTCAGCATTCCTATCTGTTCGTTGACTATTTCTTCGTCCTGTCGGGCTTCGTCATCGCCCATGCCTATGCGAACCGACTGCAGTCGGGACGCGATGCCGGGCGGTTCATGGTGCGGCGCTTCGGGCGGATCTGGCCGCTGCACCTGCTGATGCTGGCGGCCTTCATCGGGCTGGAGCTGGCGCGGCTGGTCTTCCATTTCGACAGCGCGCCTCCGTTCACGCGCGATCGGTCGATCGAGGCGATCTTCACCAATCTGGCGCTGATCCAGGCCTGGCATGTGCATCCCTATCTGACCTGGAACGGGCCATCGTGGACGCTCAGCGCCGAATGGGCCTGCTATCTGATCTTCGCGGGCCTGGTGCTGATTGCGCCAAAGCGTTTCCGCTGGATCGGGCTGGTGCTGGCGATCATAGGCGGCGTGCTGGTGCTCAGCTACGCGCGGCGCTGGATGAACACGACCTATGACTTCGCCGTGCCACGCGCGGTCTATGGCTTCTTCCTGGGCTGCCTACTGCAGGGGCTCTGGACCCGCATTCCGCGGCTCAAGGGCGGCGCCGCGACGCTGTTGGAGATCGCGGCCATCGTCGCGGCCTGCGTGTTCATCGGCTATGCTCAGGGGCCGATCACCGTGGCCGTCACCTTGATCTTCGTGGCGCTAATCTGGGTCTTCGCCGGCGAGGAGGGGGCGCTGTCACGCGTGCTGGACCATCCGGCTCTGGTCACCTTGGGGCGGTGGTCGTTCGCGATCTACATGGTCCACATGTTCATCCTGACTGTCATGATGATCGTGGCCAGGAAGCTGGACCTGGTCCCGGTTCGTCGCATCGACTTCGGCTCTGTCTGGCTGAACGACCTGTTCGCCGTCGCCATGTTCGGCTTCATCGTCGCGGTCGCCGTGGCGGCTCACCGACTGGTCGAGCAGCCGGCGCAGCGCATGATTGACCGCTGGACCAAGCCGAAGGCGGCGTGA
- a CDS encoding DUF1801 domain-containing protein, giving the protein MASTPKTGPTNTSVDVFLSAIDDPRRRSDAHAVAALMSEITGEPAVLWGSSIVGFGNDGGPKGGWPLISFSPRKANLVIYVPSDFPERAELIARLGKVKTGVGCLYISRLEDVDQAVLRDLCGRAVRAVKAGSD; this is encoded by the coding sequence ATGGCCAGCACGCCCAAGACCGGCCCCACAAACACCTCTGTCGATGTCTTCTTGTCCGCGATCGACGATCCACGCCGACGGTCTGACGCTCACGCCGTCGCCGCACTGATGTCGGAGATCACCGGTGAACCGGCCGTGCTCTGGGGATCGTCCATCGTCGGGTTCGGCAATGACGGCGGCCCCAAGGGCGGCTGGCCGCTGATCAGCTTCTCGCCGCGAAAAGCCAATCTGGTGATTTATGTCCCTAGCGATTTCCCTGAACGAGCCGAGCTTATCGCCCGCTTGGGCAAGGTGAAGACCGGCGTCGGGTGCCTCTATATTTCGCGTCTGGAAGATGTCGATCAGGCGGTTCTGCGCGATCTTTGCGGTCGCGCTGTTCGCGCGGTCAAAGCCGGCTCGGACTGA
- a CDS encoding NAD(P)(+) transhydrogenase (Re/Si-specific) subunit beta, with product MNASLAALAYLVSGVLFILSLRGLSSPETSRQGNTFGMVGMALAIGVTLLTLGATGALDTVTLALIAGGVIVGGGAGALIAKRVAMTDMPQLVAAFHSLVGMAACLVAIGAIYAPEAFGILSDDGNGIKTLSIIELSLGVAIGAITFTGSVIAFAKLNGNMSGAPIILPARHLINVGLALGLVFLIGILIGTNGAATWAFWGVFLIALVLGATLIIPIGGADMPVVVSMLNSYSGWAAAALGFTLENIALIITGALVGSSGAILSYIMCKGMNRSFISVILGGFGGGDAGAGPGGAKETRPVKQGSAEDAAFIMKNASKVIIVPGYGMAVAQAQHALREMADKLKEEGVEVKYAIHPVAGRMPGHMNVLLAEANVPYDEVFELEDINAEFATADVAFVIGANDVTNPAAKTDPTSAIYGMPILDVEKAGTVLFIKRGMGSGYAGVENELFFRDNTMMLFADAKKMVEGIVKGL from the coding sequence ATGAACGCATCGCTGGCCGCACTGGCCTATCTGGTTTCGGGCGTCCTGTTCATTCTGTCGCTGCGGGGGCTGTCCAGCCCGGAAACCAGCCGTCAGGGCAACACCTTCGGCATGGTCGGCATGGCGCTGGCTATCGGCGTGACCCTGCTGACGCTGGGCGCGACGGGGGCGCTGGATACCGTGACCCTGGCCCTGATCGCGGGCGGCGTCATCGTCGGCGGCGGAGCGGGCGCCCTGATCGCGAAGCGGGTCGCCATGACCGACATGCCGCAGCTGGTCGCGGCCTTTCACAGTCTGGTCGGCATGGCCGCCTGTCTGGTCGCCATCGGCGCCATCTATGCGCCCGAGGCCTTTGGAATCCTGTCCGACGACGGAAACGGCATCAAGACGCTGTCGATCATCGAACTCAGCCTCGGCGTCGCCATCGGGGCCATCACCTTCACCGGTTCGGTCATCGCCTTCGCCAAGCTAAATGGAAACATGAGCGGCGCGCCGATCATCTTGCCGGCGCGGCATCTGATCAATGTCGGCCTGGCGCTGGGTCTGGTCTTCCTGATCGGCATCCTGATCGGAACGAACGGCGCGGCGACCTGGGCCTTCTGGGGCGTCTTCCTGATCGCGCTGGTGTTGGGCGCGACCCTGATCATTCCCATCGGCGGCGCCGACATGCCGGTCGTGGTGTCGATGCTGAACTCCTATTCCGGCTGGGCGGCGGCGGCGCTGGGCTTCACGTTGGAGAACATCGCCCTGATCATCACCGGCGCCCTGGTCGGATCGTCGGGCGCGATCCTCAGCTACATCATGTGCAAGGGCATGAACCGCAGCTTCATCAGCGTCATCCTGGGCGGCTTCGGCGGCGGCGATGCGGGGGCAGGGCCAGGCGGCGCCAAGGAGACGCGCCCGGTCAAACAGGGCTCGGCCGAGGACGCCGCCTTCATCATGAAGAATGCGTCCAAGGTCATCATCGTGCCCGGCTACGGCATGGCGGTGGCCCAGGCCCAGCACGCCCTGCGCGAAATGGCCGACAAGCTGAAGGAGGAGGGGGTCGAGGTGAAATACGCCATCCACCCCGTCGCCGGTCGGATGCCGGGCCACATGAACGTCCTGCTGGCCGAGGCCAATGTCCCCTATGACGAGGTGTTCGAGCTGGAGGACATCAACGCCGAGTTCGCCACCGCCGACGTCGCCTTCGTCATCGGCGCGAATGACGTGACCAACCCCGCCGCCAAGACCGACCCGACCAGCGCCATCTACGGCATGCCCATCCTGGACGTGGAAAAGGCCGGCACCGTCCTCTTCATCAAGCGCGGCATGGGTTCGGGCTATGCCGGGGTGGAGAATGAACTCTTCTTCCGCGACAACACCATGATGCTGTTCGCCGACGCCAAGAAGATGGTCGAGGGGATCGTGAAGGGGCTTTGA
- a CDS encoding NAD(P) transhydrogenase subunit alpha, giving the protein MEHVDPTVFRLAIFVLAIFVGYYVVWSVTPALHTPLMAVTNAISSVIIVGGLIAAAAVSGDATGPSAWIAKGAGVVAVTLASVNIFGGFMVTRRMLAMYKKKERPAAKAAPEASS; this is encoded by the coding sequence ATGGAACACGTCGATCCCACCGTCTTCCGCCTGGCCATCTTCGTGCTGGCGATCTTCGTCGGCTATTACGTCGTCTGGAGTGTGACGCCAGCGCTGCACACGCCCCTGATGGCCGTGACCAACGCCATTTCCAGCGTCATCATCGTCGGCGGCCTGATCGCAGCGGCGGCCGTGTCCGGCGACGCGACCGGCCCCAGCGCCTGGATCGCCAAGGGGGCGGGCGTGGTCGCCGTCACCCTGGCCAGCGTCAACATCTTCGGCGGCTTCATGGTCACCCGACGGATGCTGGCCATGTACAAGAAGAAGGAGCGACCCGCTGCCAAGGCCGCTCCGGAGGCGTCTTCGTGA
- a CDS encoding Re/Si-specific NAD(P)(+) transhydrogenase subunit alpha: protein MAVAIAVTRERREGETRCAVTPETVKKLIALGATVTVEAGTGLGSSIPDADYAAAGAVVKPDTRAVLDGADIVLKVRGPTAQETSALKPGAVVIAMLDAYRDKAAVDALAGAGATAFAMEFVPRITRAQVMDVLSSQANLAGYRAVIEAAYAYGKGFPMMMTAAGTVAAAKVFIMGVGVAGLQAIATARRLGAVVTATDVRPATKEQVESLGAKFLAVEDEEFKNAQTAGGYAKPMSAEYQAKQADLTASHVVKQDVVITTALIPGRAAPVLLTAAHVASMKPGSVIIDLAVEAGGNVEGSKLNEIVTTANGVTIVGWSNLPGRIAADASALYARNLTAFVGLLIKDGGLAVDLEDEILKAAVVTNAGAVVHEGLKGTH, encoded by the coding sequence TTGGCCGTCGCTATCGCCGTCACCCGTGAACGTCGCGAAGGCGAGACGCGCTGCGCCGTCACGCCCGAGACGGTCAAGAAGCTGATCGCCCTGGGGGCGACCGTCACGGTCGAGGCCGGGACCGGCCTTGGCTCCTCCATTCCAGACGCTGACTACGCCGCCGCAGGGGCCGTTGTGAAGCCGGACACCCGCGCCGTGCTGGACGGCGCCGACATCGTTTTGAAGGTGCGCGGCCCCACGGCCCAGGAAACCAGCGCGCTCAAGCCCGGCGCCGTCGTTATCGCCATGCTGGACGCCTATCGCGACAAGGCTGCGGTCGACGCCCTGGCCGGGGCTGGCGCCACCGCCTTCGCCATGGAGTTCGTGCCCCGCATCACCCGCGCCCAGGTCATGGACGTCCTGTCATCCCAGGCGAACCTTGCGGGATACCGCGCGGTGATCGAGGCGGCTTACGCCTACGGCAAGGGCTTCCCGATGATGATGACGGCGGCCGGCACGGTCGCCGCCGCGAAGGTCTTCATCATGGGGGTGGGCGTCGCGGGCTTGCAGGCCATCGCCACCGCGCGCCGCCTGGGCGCCGTCGTCACCGCGACCGATGTCCGCCCCGCGACCAAGGAACAGGTCGAAAGCCTGGGCGCCAAATTCCTGGCCGTCGAGGACGAGGAGTTCAAGAACGCCCAGACCGCCGGCGGCTACGCCAAGCCCATGTCGGCCGAGTATCAAGCCAAACAGGCTGACCTGACCGCCAGCCATGTGGTCAAGCAGGACGTGGTCATCACCACTGCCCTGATCCCCGGCCGCGCCGCCCCGGTGCTGCTGACCGCCGCCCATGTCGCCTCGATGAAACCCGGCTCAGTCATCATCGATCTGGCGGTCGAGGCGGGCGGCAATGTCGAGGGCTCCAAGCTGAATGAGATCGTGACCACCGCGAACGGCGTCACCATCGTCGGCTGGTCGAACCTGCCCGGCCGCATCGCCGCCGACGCCAGCGCCCTGTACGCCCGCAATCTCACCGCCTTCGTCGGCCTGTTGATCAAGGACGGCGGTCTGGCGGTCGATCTCGAAGACGAGATCCTGAAGGCGGCGGTGGTCACCAATGCCGGCGCCGTGGTGCATGAAGGTCTGAAGGGAACACACTGA
- a CDS encoding aa3-type cytochrome c oxidase subunit IV — protein sequence MADLHDTANAPADADAQAYLHGHMEVREQVSTYRLFLNLAKWGSLAVAVLLLFLTLWFHPGGSFMAAVIGAVVLGGVGFVALKSKPGAAH from the coding sequence ATGGCCGACCTGCACGACACCGCCAACGCACCTGCCGACGCCGATGCGCAAGCCTATCTGCACGGCCATATGGAAGTGCGCGAACAGGTCTCGACCTACCGCCTGTTTCTGAACCTGGCCAAGTGGGGCAGCCTGGCCGTCGCCGTGCTGCTGCTGTTCCTGACCCTGTGGTTCCACCCGGGCGGCAGCTTCATGGCCGCCGTCATCGGCGCGGTCGTTCTGGGCGGCGTCGGCTTCGTGGCGCTGAAGTCCAAGCCCGGCGCCGCGCACTGA